Genomic segment of Osmia bicornis bicornis chromosome 2, iOsmBic2.1, whole genome shotgun sequence:
TGATTTTTCGTGGAGAGGATAAACATTTCATTGTCAGACAAAAAGACGGAGCGGAGAGTGTTTTTCCCTTACGTTTCTAGACCTTACGTTTTTGCCAGCAGAACATGATTAACCTTATCGAGAGAGAACGTTTCGAAAATTGGAACATCAGATCTACGGACTTGTCGTCGTAAATCTGTACAGGCTTCGACCTTACTCTCTAATTTTCCATAGTCTTCAGCTTTACCTTCACCCTTGTTGACCCAACACATAGAATATATTAAGGTAGCTTGATCGATTTCAGTGTATGTATAGTGATTTGCAAAATTTACTAATTATTCCGAGTAATAATTCCTGATTGATGATGGTATTAGCACGCACGAAAAAAGGATAAATACAATGGACGAACGGGTATAACAAGTTTAGCAAAGAAAATACATACaatttacatacatataaagCGAGCGAGCGACTAtcttcgatcgatcgaaactTGGCCTAACGATAAGATTTTACCGGTATGCTCTCAAAAGCACTCGATATCTGGCCCCATTTAAGCGAATTGTTAAGCCGACTGCGGCGTCCTGACCCAATTAATCCTAGATCCTTCAATCCATCGCGGATTTTCCCTATTGTGCGACGCTATTGATGCTTTGATCATTCGAAAGGTTGATTACGTTTTCATTACTTTTTCTTCGGAAACTTTGAGGAATCAAATACTACTGAAAAGTTGCATCAAATAATTTACTAAAATTCAACGAATAACatatttcaagtaaacattgttgaaattaataatctttattataatattataatattataatatcgtATATGTGTGATCATTTTTCGTTCTCTCTTTGATAGAATACGATCGAATATGATTTCCAAGCTAAGCATGCTGAAACATTACGAATTTAATACCTGACCAATTTTGATCGTAGTCGAAAAAATAAATCACTACGTAGGTATTGGCTATTCGATAGAAAGTAAAGGTTGAAAATAAACTTTAAAGTTTTTCAAGAGTAGTctttcaacaattttattaaacatgAACATGATAAAAAGCTTAAACTTATTATAcatgaaagaaagaagagaatgGATAATTCATAGCTGCTCCTTATACCAGTGTGAAAATTGCATTTCTCTCGTCGTTATCCATCACCTATGAAGTTCTCATAAATACATAAACACACGCTTACGACCAGATGGTAACAAttagtttaatattttaatgaatgaatgaaaagGCAGCAAAActagtttttattaattaatacgtgagattttaaatttgagaatttgaaaaaatttaaaatttttcctttcatttcacattgaatgaaattacagTTAAAAAGCAGGAATTTTCAAGGGAACCGTCAAGAATCGAAGACTAAAAATCGAGCATAActgtttgaaagaaaaaaagattccACGTCAGCAATTAAGTACCAAATGAAATACCATTCGTAAATGTTTTACGCGAATCAGTtggtaaatgaaattttctatcgTATTCAGTGTTATTCAGTTTACTACGTACAGAAGGTTTCGAGTGCAGAGATATTTCAGAATACGTATGTACATAATATCCGATtaggtaaataaataaaatagagtttacttattgttagtcaatttgaaatttcaatcaattagattttctttaaagaaacattttttaatatttttttaacagattcgaaatatatgtataataattgatGGTGAAAATAATAAGATAAAAGTAATTCAGATCGATCGAACAACGAAGGTTAACTTTGATAGTTGAAAAGAAAGTTTGAACGGCAGTGGTCATGGTTCTCCATTGAAAACAAGTTCCATGTTTCGTTTTCCGTTTTCCGTTTTCCGTTTTCCGCTTTTTCGGAGAGTAAGTCTCATTGTTACGCGTTCGTTCGCGAAACAAACTTTTCCTGCTATGTATTTATGAATGAAAACTCTGCTGCATTCACTGCCCCGTTCCATCAGATTCATATTATTCTATTCGTTCATTTGCGCGCGGCCTTTTGGAGTATAAACTTAAGAATAAACGTAGCTGCAGAGAATAGCCAAAGGCAGTGTGTATAAAAAGACGTATCGATCGTTTCGAAGCGGTAATCAGAGTTTAatgttcttttaattataaacgCATCAAAGATTCCGCTTTGATTAGAATTGATTAGAATTTCAATACAACATAAATTGGAAAGGAATGTTGCGGTGtcgcgacgcgtcgcgtcgctcGGCGCGATATCCTTCCACCAAagagaattaatttattaattcacCTTGAAACTCGGGAACTTGGAAAGTTGAAATCGTtgaaatctttgaaattttcttttctaaaattatttttatttacatttattttctcaACAATTTCTATGAAATTTCCGACGAAATCGGtcgatttaaaatttaaagcaATAAAGAATAATTTCGTGCTTTCGATTGTCGATGGTTTAGCTGTCCATTTTCGACGTACGTCGACTCTTTTCAACCTTGATGGTTATCCAACCGTGAATTTGCAATATCCGCTGAAGGAGGGAATCGATGGTAGAAAATATCAGTGGCAGAAACCACACCGCACAATCTCGTCGAAGCTTACCATCATACCTACTACATACCTACTTGTTTTTTCACCCTCCATGTTGATCGACTTTATTAAAATCTCTATCCAACATAATTCTACTTGTGAAAATTCTTTGGATATTATTATTCGATCCTTTTTTATCCTTGGCGGTTTATTAAATACCATTCTTCCATTGGTATGGGAAGAAAACTACATATCCTATTAGTTACCTATATTGTCAATATACGATATATGTATACctatctattaaaaatttccttttcctttttcttttcctttagACGATAAAGATAGAAGGAAATGAAATGTTGAAACGATTTTCAAGGATCGTAGGTGAAAAATTGCGGTAAAGTATTGATAAACGTAACGATAGGTTATTCATGTTAGACAAAGGAGAAATTGaagcttgaaaaattgacaCCGAATCGAGTATTTGTGTTATAATATCAACAGATCGCGTAAAATCAGAGAAATTCTTCTCCTTATTCTCGAAATCAGTTCTTCCTTTCTCATAAGTAGATATAATATCCAACTCATCCTTTATATGGTAATAATACCatgaaagaaattgaaagaaattcaaagtatCAAGTTAGCTGGACAAAATCTATTTGTCCACCTTCTATTTAGAGTGAGAAAGAGGTATGTGTATGTACCTATGTAGGTAGGTAACTGTATCAAATAAATTCCGTTGGTGACGGGTTTAAAGGTTGAAACATGGTGTTAAATAAAACAACACCACCACCTTCCAACTCCTCATTATTTTCagtgaaataataaattgttttacCGTGCTACGCTTTCGACGCCTCTCTGCTGCGACTTGTTTATAATCACTTTAAACTACATACATACGTCTAAGGAAAAGTATTCGACGagtaaagagaaaaagaaaaagacgTCTTATTTAAAAGGTTTTTCGGTTTTAGAATGTTAAAACGAGTACATACATAGCCAGTTAGAAAAGTACAGTCGTTTTATTTGAATGTATTTCAAATGTTTCCTTCAATCatttataagaaatttttCCTGCTCGAGGGTTGACTTTCCCGATTTCTCCTTCTACTTGTGAATAATTCATTCTAAAGTTAAAGACTAAAGTTTAAATGTCGTGCCGTGTCGTGTCCTGTCCTGTCTTATCCTGCGAAACGGACAAGACGAGGAATCGAataggaaaaatgaaaaatgaaaaatgaaaaatgaaaaatcccGATTTGCACTAGAAAGATACCTATCACGCGAGTTGGTTAAATGaatcattgaaaaatatcgaCAGAAATGAGAGTCTTTCTTTAAAAGCATCACCGGGTGATTAAGCTCTCGGTTAGCTGATAAGAGAAAAGTAGCAAGTTTCGTttcgatcgataaatcgatcaaCCTCCCAAGGGATGGCCGGgcattcttcttctttctctattCATTTGAACGACAAGCCTTTTAAGgatgtaattcgatcgtattgttgaaaatttatgaattgTATCTTCTCTCGAGTACCCTTTAAATCTTGAAACGAACGATCGTGATATTCGTCGAGTACGAGCACGAAAAGATTCTTGGAAAAAAAACGCAATTTGCTTTATGTGTATATTATTCTTTGGTTggcttgtaaattaaatttttttctttaaacagCGAACAGAGTGTCTCTGTGTACGATTCGGTAATAATAAGAAATGGAGAAAAAGGTTAGAGGAAATCGTAAGAGGTTAAACCTAGGTACTATTATACATTGTTACAATAAAAGAAAGCCGACAATTCCTCGACATGGTTAGGTcggaatttcaatttttcatatcCCTGAAAACTTTCTCTACCTTTCTCTACCTTTATTTTCTACGAAATCTATTTcgtcattatttttcttttttttcaacgaCGCGCGACGgaaaattgaaaggaaaaTGTGCATTAAAATAGACGGTAGTTTTCACGTAgcgatcgaaagaaaaaacgaGCTCCAATTACGATTTCTTGACAATCTGGGCCATCGTGGTCCTTTATCAGGATACCATACCATACCAGTCGGTCGGACAATAGCGTCACGTTCAATTCTCTTCCAGCTTCCATTCTGCATCCGCGGCCATTCATCGAGAATTCAactttctaattaattttttcaaatgttacGAATTTCATCGGTTGCTTTTTGTTTTAGAAATGTTACGCGAGATTTCACGCTTCATATGATATCTACAGTTATATCCCGTGATGAAAAATAGcctgatattatatgtatttatgtaGTAAGATTGACATGTGAGTGTTTTTCCTTTAAGTTGAAATTTCAGATATTCTCAcctattctttttattcttcaatCAACTTTGAAATTGTATGATATTCTTCAGAATCAGAGAAAAGCGTGTTTACtttcgacgcgacgcgacgcgacgcgacgcgacgcgacgcgacgttgCGATTGGGTAGAAAGGAAGGAGACCTTTCGTAAAACGTAGATGAGAAAAGCAGAGAAAAGGTCGAAACGAGTTGATTCCTCGGCGAAAACGAAAGGAAGGAGCTTTTGTAGTATGTAGGTAGTAGGTGTCGATTAACGTATACGTATTACGTATCGTCATGGTCATGGGAGTTACGTATCTCCCTTGGTTATTTCGAACTCTGTTTGAGCTGCGTAGGCGAATATCGACAATCCTGATGTCAATTTGAATTCTACACGGATATAACTCTTGTATCGAAGGAATTTTAATAAAGAGTGTACGGATCGCTGCTTATTATCGATCCCAATAGATTATAGATAGTAGActattttatctccttctaTAGAACTGCTAGTTATACAATATGTAATAACataatatgtatgtacatgtatTGTATACATATTATAGTTGATACTTTGGTTGTTGAAATGTAAACGAAAAGATTCGAAAGAGAATATTCTCGGAATAGAGAAAAGTCAGAGCCATCCTTATGTTTCCAGCTTGTTCTCGGACTTGAGAAGCCTGGCAGGTACGACCCTTATGAATCTTTTGGCAGCCCTCTTCATGGTTCAACTGCTCTTCATCGTTGGAGTGGGTGGCGTTCAGGTAAGTTTCGATAGCTTCTTCGACAAGAAGAATCTGCTTTTTCCTTTGTCTCTCATAGTCTCTCATAGTCTCTCATAGTCTCTCATAGTCGTCGGTGAAAAATCGTTTCAACGATACGATAGAATCTCGGTTGACCGGGTAAAAACAGCAGCGCAAAGGACAAGAGATTTCTGCCAGAAACAACTGCTACTCTCCACTTGTActacatatttacatatgtaatatgtCCCGTCCTCTTGTTCTGTCATTAGTGGAGTATGTGTCTGTGTAGGTACATCTTCATCTTTCAAAATGCCTCTTGTATTTACAAAATGCATATAAAAACGTGTGCTAAATAGTGTAGGTAAAGGAAAAATTTCTCTCTGTACAGCGGTGTATACACCCCGATGAAATCATGAAAATAGAGAGTGgttatgttttttaaataccGTGTCTCTGCATCGTAAGGTCGAATGGCAGTTTGCACATTTCCAAGGAATTTAATGATCTCATCACGTAAACGTGACTCCGGTTTAAAAAGATCGAGCGAGCAACGCGTATCTCGACATCTGGGGGAATacgaatttatttcttctatcgaatttttattttttcgaaTGTTAAATGTTAAATCTGAATACGctgaaggaaaaaaaattcagATAAATGCAAacgaaattgtttttaaattaacctttttgaaatgaaattttatatcttcgttCCCAAGAAAGAAGCGAAGGACTACATACATTGTAGGTTGAATTTCGTCTAGTCTAGGACGACTTTgtcttaatatttttcaaaattctttgCGGTCTTGTTCAATAGCTTGTTGACATAGAATAAGAAGTAGGTAATAATGAATTGGACGAATATCGCGATAATTACAGACTGTTTTTCATAGATTCATATATGTAGAGTATTTCATAGAAATACATGTACTATGTAGGTATGTAATCCGCGTCAGAATTTGAATTCTAAATTGAAAGGGGGATAAAGCGTGTTCATCCTGTTGGAAATAAAAGTAGGTGCACTCGATTCGAAAGATATAATCTATAAACGATTaataactaacaataagtacaatattttcttcagataagcgaaaatgaataatttgttagaaattttctaaatgaGAGAACAAGTACCTAATCTAGGattaattgttttataataGATTGAGATTTGCACCGtgtaaaaatttgcaaaaatttgcaAAGATTTTCATCCAGGTGTTGTTTCAATTCCCATTGATTCGGTCGAGGTGAACTCGAACACCTGCAATGCAGAGAAGATTTTCTGAAAGTCACCGAAACTCTCGGTGTTTAAAAGAATCGTGTGTTGAAACGAACGCCATGCTTGCAAAGTTCTTTCAATGTTGttcaagaaaagaaaatactgaAAATTGAACGTAATCTATCGATCATTTTGTCTCCTACTTCCAGAGACTACTAACTttctacatatgtatgtaccttTTATGTAAGTTGGCCAACTTTTCGGAACACAGGGTGGTCTCGAAAGATTTTAACATTccgttttaaatttcaagCATGTTGAACGACGATTCGTTTCCAATTGTTTTCGATCGtttcaaatgaatattaaaaacagaagaaaaaattgaaagcaaGTCAAAGTCTTTCTGTCTCGTTCTGTCTTTTTAACCCATACGAGACTTTCTCAGGAaagttttttcattttcgattCGAAGCCATGAAATCAAATTGAACCCGAAAACAAACTATCTTTTCCTTTGAGAAATAAatgtttgttttcttttttcatagaaaatcGTTTTAGTGAAAGCGATAACGAAGAATGCAGTGTTGTTTGATAGCGCGTAGGAGCGAAATTAGGTTACGTTATCGCGGAAACCGGATATCGAGTGTCAATATGCGAAGGACATTCGAAGGGGGTCAATATCGAGTGAACGTTATTTTAACAAGCACAGCTACTCTATCTAGTACATATGTACTTATACGCAATTATTATTCCAAGGAAGACGTCGTTTTTTCAGGGCTTGAACAGGGCTATATTTTCGTATTTTCGTATTTTCGTATTTTCGTCTGCCTTCTGGCTGTAGGAATTTTCTTAGTCtcggttatatgtataaccAAGTATGTCCTTGCGGTATAACATTATCACCGGCGTCGTCGAGCTGACGTTTCTGCAATTAAAGCACAGAACGGTAGCGATTACCGTGCAAGTTGCTCCAAGAATTTTTCATCTTCTTGTGTTTAATTCTTTCACCGTTGTGCCAGTCACTTATGTATGTTATGTATGTAGGTAATTTGCATTAATTcgaaatatatacatataatgaaaTGATTAAGAGAAATATCGTTAAAATGTCGCTACAATATACCCGAGACAAAGAATTGTACAGAGAATTGTACAAGATTTAATGCCCGAATGAATACGATATACATattatgtaatgtagatatagggGGAGGTAACGATTTAACAGTACAACGGTGTAACAGTGTAACGATGAACCGTACAAGATCCTTTTGAAGAAGCGAAGTAGAATAGCGAAAAGCTGGAAGAGCTCGAACCTTTTTGTAGTATAGGTGACTGACGACGATGAGATCGTAAGTTTGGGATTATCCTTCGTTGTATGTAGATTGTAGACGGATCGGATCTGAATCGACATCGTAAATTCCAACACATTCTTCTGTCGAAACCAACATCGCCGATTCCTTTTCCGACAAAAAGCTAGACAAAATTCTACATAGAATACGAAGGAAGAAAATGTACTTTCCACCAAAGTTTCTTTCAGTTAGCGTGCAAGTTAGCGGAACAAGTTTAGAAAACTTGATAAATTGTTAATAGTTTGTACAATACGATAGTTTGAATATCGTCGAAACACCGTTTTTCGAATCTTTTCACGGATTTAGCATCGTTGTtaagattaataaaataggAGAGGGAGAAGCAACTATGTATCGGAtgatgaataattttatacaataaatTCGATTTGTTCCCATGTTTCCCGCGTTCGAATTAATTTCCTCGAAAGTTTTGATCGCCTCCGGTCATAATCACAATTCGGTGTGCTCTGCCGTATTTCAAGAAAGTTAACTTTTCGAAAGAGGTTTCAACTTTTGCGGACAAGAACGATGagtttaattgttaattttcacACAGGTAGTTGGTGGTAAAATCCGAATCcgcaaaagaagaagaagaagaagaagaagaagaagaagagaaaaagagataaaaatgtgaaacatTAATTCCAGCTGCGTGTATCGAGTAGGAAAGCAACAAAAGGGTACTTTACTCATCTGGTCTTTTTTCGCTGGCCAACGGGAAAAGACTTTTATCGGGTTTTCCGTGACGCTTGATTACACCCGCTCGACTTTGATTGCGTTTTCCTTTCGTACGTTCCTCGTACCCTACCACTTTTCTCTCAAATTACCGATTTTTACCTTTACGAGATCGCTCCACCATCTTTGTAAATATTTGTTCGCTTCCTCTTGGACAACATCGAAATATCAGGCTATAACTTTTAGTGATTTGTTAGGTACCGACTGAACGACGCGATTTTTACCTTAATCATTATagctattatattatatagaGTAATGTTTCTTTAGAACTCGGTATTGTTGTTAAACCCTAAACTCTAAACTGTAAATCTTGAATGTTTGCCTTTGGTTGTATGTATTGCCTACCTCCTGTTTGGTCCGTTTCAGGTTCTTCGTTAACTCGGATAGTACAGTTCCGCAGAGTACAGTTTTAGTTGGCCAATTGTAACCGTAAACCCCCAGATAAACTATACCCCGACGAAACTGTACGATCTTTTACAACTAGATCTTTACTAATCGTAAGTGTTTTCGCACATGTTAACGTAAGAGAAGATGTCGAAAGTGTACATTTCGTTGTAAATCACGAGTATCCATGTACTTAAGTATGTATGACAGGGTTTGCCCTAGTGCGTGTACCGGATACGCTTTTTTGTAGAAAACGAGCAGATCGTTTACGGAACTCCCTTGAGAGAAAAGGAAACTCGTTCCGGGAATATCCCTACGGTAGTACACGTactatgtatgtatgtacatactaGAATACATACCTCGGTCCAAGGAAATATATTGCTCGATTTTTTTCGACTACTGTCTCTGTAACAAGCGAGCCGAGTACCAAATAGGTACTAACGAAAAAAATAGTAACGTTTGTTTCAACGTCCGTATCGTTGTtacgtatgtatgtgtgtTAACATTCCATGTAGAAGAAAGGGAAGGAAAAGTGCGCAAAGCTTTTCAAGGAAGCAACAACGGTGAAAGGGTGAAACGATGACTAAAGGAAGATGGTAAATGTTTCGCAATTCGCAGGACTCGGAGCTCTGCATTTCCCTGGGGTTGAGCTTACAGTATCTTCGAATGACGGTGGTTTGTTGGCTGGCTGCAATGTGTCATCACCTTTATGCCACCGTTGCTTCGATACCACGCCGTGACGACCCACCGACCTACCTGAAATATAGCCTCTTCGCTTGGGGTGCTCCTTTTCTCAATCTTGTCTTGGCTACTTTTCTGCAGATATACCAGGTGAATGACATCTGGAATATCAGGGATCTGACACCCTTCAATTGCTGGTAATTCCTTTCGTTTAATCActttaatcaattaattattatcaatcGTTATCGATTGGCAAGGTATGAATCTCTATAAATTCTTCATTTCACACGCATACCTATACATAGAtggataaaatgaaatatatgtatacctaTTCATTCACAAAGGCagaaattattgtaaatatttcaaatataggtacatacatacatacatatgaaATTCACCAGTAAGGTAAAAGAATCTTATACCAAGACCGAACCGAATTCATATTATTCGGGACTTGTCCCTTTTATTTCCCTTTACCAACTATGTATCTACATGAAATCTCCGTATTTGTCGTTCAATCTTTTCTCGACTCGAAACTTGCTTGAGAGTCACCGAATTTTCACGAAAATTTTCTATAGTGTGTTTGATTTTATCTTGATAAAagtttcgaaaaaaaaattcaatcaaCTTGGATTGATTTAAGGTGAAATTTATTGCAGGTTTCTGGGAACTACAGCGACGATTTATGCATACGGTTTACCAGTGGTTCTTCTGCTTCTTTCCGCAGGATACTATCTGATAAAAGCTGCGATCGTGTCTAGGTATCGTATGATGGAATATTCTGATGGAAAAATCTAACAAATTTCCTCGTTTTGAcgatgaatgaatgaatgaatgaatgaatgaatgaatattgGTTTCGTTTGCGCAGATACACATGCAGCATGCAGCTGGAAATTAAACAACGCGAAAAAATGAAGAGAAGAAGAGCGCTGCAGTTGATACT
This window contains:
- the LOC114875790 gene encoding cadherin EGF LAG seven-pass G-type receptor 1-like, with the translated sequence METLYTGAIHGFPQSNGGLGNGISTGIGNSFDQDGVLSLIVVLGGSLSLVALVFAFITYSLFSDLRSLAGTTLMNLLAALFMVQLLFIVGVGGVQDSELCISLGLSLQYLRMTVVCWLAAMCHHLYATVASIPRRDDPPTYLKYSLFAWGAPFLNLVLATFLQIYQVNDIWNIRDLTPFNCWFLGTTATIYAYGLPVVLLLLSAGYYLIKAAIVSRYTCSMQLEIKQREKMKRRRALQLILFLKVSMIIGLVAGCGVASRIWKVPFLWAVFCTGHSLQGLAVALSVACNCRVLKVYARKSYRQPKQQIAHSSSSMQLLAPAPDPV